The window GATAGCGACTGTTGTCTAATGCCGTACTCAACCCTCGGTGTAAAACCGGCACATGAAAACCACCATCAAGATAGTTGTCGACATAAACTTTCCAATTACACTGCAACTGATACTTGCGGCTTTGATAATACTGGCAGTCAAGCATATTCAATTCATCGAGCCGTTGCTCAACTGCAGAGTCGGTGGTGAATAATGGCGGTGCGTCATTGTCAAAACATACAAACAGCCAGTGCCAATATTGTTTACAGTGAATTTCCACCAGACCATTATCTGCCTGATTAAAGTTGTTAACGCCAGCAAATTCTCTATGGCCCACTAATTGGCCTTCCAGGTTGTAAGTCCAGCCGTGATAAGGGCATACCAGTTTTCTACAGCTTCCAGTTGTCGTCTCTTTACCATTGCCTTTCAACATGGCGCCATGGTGTCGACAGATGTTGTAAAAAGCGCGAGTCGTATGGTTAGAGTTGACGATAATGATCGGTTGTCCAGCAACCTGCATAGCGACATAGTCACCGTCATTGGCAATTTCGTCAGCCCGGGCGACTAACAACCACTGATGGTGGAATACGGTTTGTTGTTCGAGATGATGAATAGCTGGTTGGTTGTACCAGGCGCTTGGCGGCGTATGCGCATCCGCCAAGCTTGAAGCATCCTGGTATTGATGGATAGACTGGTAAGGGTCGAAGGGTTTCACCTGTACTTCTATCGCGATTTATCGGCAGTAGATGTCTATTTACGGCGCAGTTTCATACCGCCGAACCCCAGTAAAGCGCCGGCAAGAAGCAGCATAGTTCCAGGTTCAGGAATGCCTTGTGGTGGTTCACCGATAAAGAAGGTTAAAGATTCCAGATATCCGGTGAACTGATTTTCAGCACCGGCAATGGTAAATACGCTACCTGCAATTGGCAACATTAGCTCAGAACCTACGACATAATACATAGAGGTATCGAGAACTCCACCATTAACCAAAACCAGACCATCAGCCATTTCCTGATGGCCATCTTGCCCCATCAGTCCATTGAAGCTGATACCCGTGATAGTGACATCTTCATTAAAGGACAGAATGAGCACGTCTCCGGCTCCAAGATTATCTCCATCATTGGCGCTATCGACACCAAGTCCGCCATTTGCAGGGAAATCCTGAATAACAACTGCTTGACTGGTAACAATCAGTTCCAAGCCGAAATAAGTGAAAGATAAGCCCATGCCTTCGCCAACAATATCTGACGATACCAGGTCGAATATAAGGGTGATGGAACCGTCTTCGTTTTCAAGGAAATCGGTTTGGCCTGGGATCACCGCACTATAACTAGCTCCTGAAAACAGGGTAATTACTGCGGCGACAAATAAGTTTTTGAAAAGCTTCATGGAATCTCCTGCATCGAAATAATCAATGACAACTACCCACGGAGATTATTATTACTGTTATAAACCTTAAGGATCGTTTATCACTAAACTTTGTATTCCCGCTTTACAAGCACGATTCAAACCAACTTTACGATGGCTGATTTTTTTACATTTTTTCAATAAGTTGTATCCAAGCAAATAATCGAGTAGCTAGTACTATTGAGTAACTGTAAATTTCCATGACACCGATGCATGTCAGACTTTACCAGCCAACTGCTGACGAAAATTGCGGATTAAACACTCGATATTTTGAGTACCTACATAATTAGGTCGGATCAAAAATGCTAATCTTCGATGCGGTCCGGGCTCATCCAAATGCACGGCTCGAAGCTCAGCACTGTTTTTAACCAGCGAATCAAGCGCCATCTCAGGCACTAACGTGCTACCCAGTTTACCCGCCACCATTTGTACTAGTGTCGTCAAACTGGTGCCACTAAAGCTTGAGTCACTCTGGCTACTGGGCATATGACAGGCCGCCAAGGCATGATCTTTTAAGCAATGACCGTCTTTGAGCAATAATAAATGCGACAAATCCATCTCTTCAGAACGAATTTCTTTAAGCCGCGCTAATTCATCCTGCTCATGGGTCACCCAGTAAAAATCTTCCTGCCAGAACTCAAACGCTATCAAACCTTCATGGGGAAAAGGCAACGCCAGAATCGCCGTATCTAATTCTCCACGACGCACCATATCCACTAATACATGGGATTTCTCTTCGACAATTTTTAGTTGCGATTGCGGATATTCTTGCCGCACCCCAGGTAATACTTTTGGCAACAGGAAAGGTGCTATGGTCGGTATCACACCGATACTTATCGGAGCCGACAATGGCTGCTTGTGCATTTGCGACATTACATACAGCTCATCAACGCCAAGCTTTATTTTCCGCGCCTGCTGTAAAATCCCCTTCCCCAGCTCGGTAACAAGAACCTTTTTATTGTCGCGCTCGAAGACGGTTACGCCCAATTGTTTTTCAAGTTCGTTGATAGCGGTACTGAGCGCAGATTGAGACACCGCGCAATGATCGGCAGCCTTTTTAAAGTGCAGGTATTTTTCCACCGCCAGGGCATAGTTAATTTGTTTAAGAGAAATCAAGACTCCACCTTTAGTTCAATAAAACTGATTATTAAATTCTATTTAATTAATTTTATTAATCAACCCCATCCCTTTAATCTTTACCCATCGAGTCGGAACGAGCCGACATTAACGATTAATTCCATCTAGCTAACGAGGAAAACAACAATGGCTAACATTAACCAATCTATCCCTGATTTCAAAGCTGAAGCATTTCACAATGGTGAATTCCGAACCATCACCAGCGATGACGTAAAAGGCAAATGGTCAATCTTTTTATTCTACCCAGCGGACTTCACGTTTGTGTGTCCGACCGAGTTAGAAGATATGGCAAACCAGTATCCTGAGCTTCAGGAATTAGGTGTTGAGGTATACGCGGTCTCTACTGACACTCACTTCTCTCACAAAGCCTGGCACGACACCAGCGACGCTATCGGCAAAATCAAATTCCCGATGCTCGGCGACCAAACCGGTCACATCACCCGTGGCTTTGATGTGATGATCGAAGAAGATCATATGGCAATGCGCGGTACCTTCCTGGCTGACCCTGACGGCATTATTCAGGTAGCAGAAATTCACAACGGTGGTATCGGACGCAGTGCTAAAGACATGGTTCGTAAAGTAAAAGCGGCTCAATATGTGCGTGCTAATGACGGCGAAGTATGTCCGGCAGCCTGGGAACAGGGTGAACAAACATTAACGCCTAGCCTGGACTTAGTTGGCAAAATCTAAACGCCACTATCCGCACATTCATTAGCTAGCGGGCCCGAAAAGCCCGCTTTACCTTTCTACTTTTCCGGGATGTAAAACCTATGCTAAATAACGATATTCTAAATGCTTTAAAGGCTTACACTAAAAACATGGCAAACAGCGTCACTCTGGTTTTGCAGCCGGGTGACCACCCTAAACGTCAGGAATTACAGGATTTCATAGAAAAACTGTGTTCGGTCAGTGATAACTTAAAATGGCGAACGGATACGTTTGACTCTGGGTTAAATAGTCCACTTAGTTTTGCTCTGGAAGTTGACAATGAGCTTAATGGCGTGATTTTTTCAGGCATTCCTGCCGGTCACGAATTTAATTCGTTGATCCTGGCAATACTGCAATCATCAGGCACGTCATTAAAACTTGATAGCAGTTTGCAAAACCTTATCAAATCCGTTTCAGCGCCCCTGCACTTTGAAGTGTTTGTCAGCCTGTCATGTCACAACTGTCCGGATGTCGTTCAGGCATTAAATCAGTTTGCATTATTAAACCCGCATATTAGTAGTGAAATGATCGATGGCGGCTTGTATCCAGAGCTTATCGAAGCGCGCAACATCCAAGGGGTACCGAGTGTTTACCTCAATGGCGAACCGTTTGCCAACGGTAAAGTTGATACCGCAGTGTTGATTGAAAAACTACAACAGCACCTTGGGGACAAGTTGAAATCCCCGGCAAACACCGAGCAGTTACCGACTCAGGACGTAACCGTAATCGGAGGCGGCCCGGCGGGAGTTTCAGCGGCCATTTACAGTGCCCGTAAAGGTTTGAAAGTAACGCTAATCGCCGATCGTATTGGTGGCCAGGTAAAAGACACTGTGGGTATTGAAAACCTGATTTCCGTTTCGCAAACCACAGGGACGGAATTAACAGGCAATCTGATTAGCCACATGAACGATTATGACATTAATCTTAAAGAGCATATTCGCGTCGATAAAATCGAAAAAGGTGATATCAAAACCTTAACGCTCTCAAGCGGTGAAGTGTTAACCACCAAAACTCTGATTATCGCTACTGGCGCCAAGTGGCGTGAGCTGGGTGTTGAAGGCGAAAAAGAAAACATCGGCCAGGGTGTTGCTTATTGTCCGCATTGTGATGGGCCGTTTTTCAAAGGCAAAGATGTCGCCGTAATCGGTGGTGGTAACTCAGGTGTCGAAGCGGCTCTCGATTTAGCGGGCATGGTTAAAAGCGTAACCTTATTTGAATTTTTACCAGAATTGAAAGCCGATAAAGTATTGGTCGAAAAAGCCGAACAACGCGATAACATCACTATCATCAAAAGTGCCAAAACCGAAAAAATACTCAGTGATGGCAGCAAGGTCACCGGTATCCGTTACCAGGATCGCAATAGTGAAGAAATTGTCGATGTCGACCTTGATGGTGTGTTTGTACAAATCGGACTGGTACCGAATTCGGAATTTGTCGATGGTTTAGTCGAGCGCAATGCCTTTGGCGAAATAATCATTGACGAAAAAGGACAAACCTCAGAACCTGGCATTTTCGCCTGTGGAGACGTGACAACCGTACCATACAAGCAAATTGTTATTGCCATGGGAGAAGGTTCAAAAGCGTCGCTATCCGCGTTTGATTACTTGTTGCGCGCAGCGTAGTTTCGCCTGAGGGGCGGTAGTAAGAAGAGGGACTCTAACGAAGGTGGAGTCAAAATGAGATTTTGAAGGTGGAGTTTCAGCGAAGCTGAAAGGGTGGCGTTGCAATGTGATTGTAAGGAAAAAGCCTGTTGCCTACGACGGCGTCTTCACCGACAGCGTCCTCTTACGAAAACAAGCTTAGCTTAACTCTTTAAGCTAAGCTTTAACCTACCGTGCGCTTTTTGCTAACAAATAACAGTGAAATCCTTCCTATCCCTTTATTTTAGTAACCTGCTTCTGGCCATCGGCACAGGTTTGCTGACCACTTACCTGTCGCTTTACCTAACGGTTAATAATGTCGATGCCTTTTGGATTGGCCTGCTAATGAGCAGCTATTATACAGGGTTGTTGGCGGGTTCTAAGTTCGGTTTCCACCTGATAAAACAAGTCGGTCACATTCGTGCCTATGCCGCCAGTACCGGTCTTATTATCGCCTGTTGTGCTTCCCATGCTTTAAGCGACAATATTGTCATCTGGTTGACGGTTCGTTTCGTGTTTGGCCTCGGTATGATGTGTAATTTCATGGTGCTGGAAAGCTGGCTTAATGAACAAGCAGAGCATGAACAGCGTGGCAAAGTTTTTGCGTATTACATGATTACCGCTTATCTGGGAATGGTCATCGGCCAATATACCATTTCATTGTTTCCCGACCTTGGAAGTGAACCTTTGTTGCTGGTGATTATCTGTGTTGCTTTATGCATTATCCCTATTGCAACCACCAAACGAATTCACCCATCTCATCTAAAACCAACGCATTTAACTGTGCTTTCTTTTTGGTCGAAAACGCCTCAGGCATTAACCACGATTTTACTTTCAAGTATGATCATCGCCAGCTTTTACGGCTTATCTCCGGTATTAATGAAAGAATCAGGTTTTAACGCCCAACAAATTGCCTGGTTTATGAGTGCTACCGTATTTGCAGGCTTGTTAGCGCAATGGCCTATGGGGTATTTATCAGATAAATTTTCACGCAGTCGGCTGATCCGCATTAATGTATTTTGTCTGGCGCTAATATGCGGAGCGATGTTCATTCTGCCTTTTAATTTTCTCCATGGCATTATGCTAAGCACCTTATTCGGTCTGTTCGCATTCTCCCTTTATCCGCTAGCCTCTGCACTAGCAAACTCCAGAGTCGGTCAGGATGACAGAGTTGGTGTATCTTCCGCACTACTTGTTACTTTTGGTGTTGGTGCAGGGTTTGGTACTCCTATCATTGCCAGAACTATGGATATATTTGGATATTCGCTGCTTTACGCCATTATGGCGGGCGTAGCCACGTTACTGTTGGTATTGCTGATATCTATGAACACAAGAATTCGTAGCGAAAACCCGAAAAACAGTGAGTTTGTGGTAACCACATCCGATTTAAGTTCATCGCCGCTAGCAGCGACACTCGACCCTAGGATTGATGAAGACATAGCCCATGAGCAATTGTTGGATGATAAAGTAGAGAACAAGGTTAAAGAAGGTGTTAAGGCGGATAACGTACAAAATATGTAAGCAAAATAACAGCTAAGCAGAAGTTGGCTAAGCCAAACTTCTGCAACTGTAATTAGCTTATTTTCGGTACTTGATGAATCTCGCGCCAAGTAAACCAGATAACATTAACAATATAGTTCCGGGTTCTGGGATACCTTGCGGATCTTCTTCAATGAAAAAAGTAATAGACTCCACATAACCGGTAAAATCTGCGGTAGCTGACACGTCGAAGCTCTTCACTAATCCACCATCAGGCAACATGCCTTGTCCAGTGAGTGAAAAGTCTGAAGCATCAACGCTAAAGCCATTTACGGTTACCATACCGTCTGCTAATTCCTGGTGACCGTCACCAACAATCAAACCGTTAAAAGAAATACTGACTAAATTAATAAATTCAATTTCCCCTAAAGAAGGAAATTCAAAAGTCAGGCTTTCACCACCAGCCAAGTTGTCGCCATCAGCACCGTTATACAGACCTAAACCACCGTCTGCTGGATAATCTTGTACTACAATACCACCACCCGTTACCAACAGTTCTACAGTGAAAAACGCCTCTTCGCTAACATAAGTGAACATCAGACCATCACCTTCTCCGTCGATATCAGCCGATACCAAGTCGAAGATAAGCGTTAGCGATCCATCTTCATTTTCAATGAAGTCAGATTGCCCTTCAACGACGGCAGCGTTAGCCCCGCTAAAAGAAAATGCAAGCAAGCCTGCGGTTAAAAATTTAGAAAGAAGTTTCATAGGTTGCCCCTCGATTCATTAGAAGTTACTCGAAAGACATAAATGGAGAATTTTTATTAGTATTGTACGACCAATTACATCTAACACTATTTATTGCAGTTACATCTTCCCCAGTAATAACTGCATGGGGAGCCCTATCTTTTCGTACAAACTGTGCTACCTGGAAAATCTTTATTATCGAAAAGGATGGCACCACAACCGATGCATTTCCCGCGCCAAAATTTAAAGAAATGGGAATTATGCTGATAAACAGGAGGTTATCAGTACATTCGAA is drawn from Thalassotalea sp. PS06 and contains these coding sequences:
- a CDS encoding MFS transporter is translated as MKSFLSLYFSNLLLAIGTGLLTTYLSLYLTVNNVDAFWIGLLMSSYYTGLLAGSKFGFHLIKQVGHIRAYAASTGLIIACCASHALSDNIVIWLTVRFVFGLGMMCNFMVLESWLNEQAEHEQRGKVFAYYMITAYLGMVIGQYTISLFPDLGSEPLLLVIICVALCIIPIATTKRIHPSHLKPTHLTVLSFWSKTPQALTTILLSSMIIASFYGLSPVLMKESGFNAQQIAWFMSATVFAGLLAQWPMGYLSDKFSRSRLIRINVFCLALICGAMFILPFNFLHGIMLSTLFGLFAFSLYPLASALANSRVGQDDRVGVSSALLVTFGVGAGFGTPIIARTMDIFGYSLLYAIMAGVATLLLVLLISMNTRIRSENPKNSEFVVTTSDLSSSPLAATLDPRIDEDIAHEQLLDDKVENKVKEGVKADNVQNM
- the ahpC gene encoding alkyl hydroperoxide reductase subunit C → MANINQSIPDFKAEAFHNGEFRTITSDDVKGKWSIFLFYPADFTFVCPTELEDMANQYPELQELGVEVYAVSTDTHFSHKAWHDTSDAIGKIKFPMLGDQTGHITRGFDVMIEEDHMAMRGTFLADPDGIIQVAEIHNGGIGRSAKDMVRKVKAAQYVRANDGEVCPAAWEQGEQTLTPSLDLVGKI
- the ahpF gene encoding alkyl hydroperoxide reductase subunit F; this encodes MLNNDILNALKAYTKNMANSVTLVLQPGDHPKRQELQDFIEKLCSVSDNLKWRTDTFDSGLNSPLSFALEVDNELNGVIFSGIPAGHEFNSLILAILQSSGTSLKLDSSLQNLIKSVSAPLHFEVFVSLSCHNCPDVVQALNQFALLNPHISSEMIDGGLYPELIEARNIQGVPSVYLNGEPFANGKVDTAVLIEKLQQHLGDKLKSPANTEQLPTQDVTVIGGGPAGVSAAIYSARKGLKVTLIADRIGGQVKDTVGIENLISVSQTTGTELTGNLISHMNDYDINLKEHIRVDKIEKGDIKTLTLSSGEVLTTKTLIIATGAKWRELGVEGEKENIGQGVAYCPHCDGPFFKGKDVAVIGGGNSGVEAALDLAGMVKSVTLFEFLPELKADKVLVEKAEQRDNITIIKSAKTEKILSDGSKVTGIRYQDRNSEEIVDVDLDGVFVQIGLVPNSEFVDGLVERNAFGEIIIDEKGQTSEPGIFACGDVTTVPYKQIVIAMGEGSKASLSAFDYLLRAA
- a CDS encoding PEP-CTERM sorting domain-containing protein (PEP-CTERM proteins occur, often in large numbers, in the proteomes of bacteria that also encode an exosortase, a predicted intramembrane cysteine proteinase. The presence of a PEP-CTERM domain at a protein's C-terminus predicts cleavage within the sorting domain, followed by covalent anchoring to some some component of the (usually Gram-negative) cell surface. Many PEP-CTERM proteins exhibit an unusual sequence composition that includes large numbers of potential glycosylation sites. Expression of one such protein has been shown restore the ability of a bacterium to form floc, a type of biofilm.), with translation MKLLSKFLTAGLLAFSFSGANAAVVEGQSDFIENEDGSLTLIFDLVSADIDGEGDGLMFTYVSEEAFFTVELLVTGGGIVVQDYPADGGLGLYNGADGDNLAGGESLTFEFPSLGEIEFINLVSISFNGLIVGDGHQELADGMVTVNGFSVDASDFSLTGQGMLPDGGLVKSFDVSATADFTGYVESITFFIEEDPQGIPEPGTILLMLSGLLGARFIKYRK
- a CDS encoding aromatic ring-hydroxylating oxygenase subunit alpha codes for the protein MKPFDPYQSIHQYQDASSLADAHTPPSAWYNQPAIHHLEQQTVFHHQWLLVARADEIANDGDYVAMQVAGQPIIIVNSNHTTRAFYNICRHHGAMLKGNGKETTTGSCRKLVCPYHGWTYNLEGQLVGHREFAGVNNFNQADNGLVEIHCKQYWHWLFVCFDNDAPPLFTTDSAVEQRLDELNMLDCQYYQSRKYQLQCNWKVYVDNYLDGGFHVPVLHRGLSTALDNSRYRIEIVDKACWQSCPTKPSSGDIGQVRKGTANYVWLYPNLMFNCYQGVCGVMRVFPVTQDSCEVVFDYYFADDIDAKFRANSVAVADSVQQEDADICESVQIGLNSRGFDTGRLSVSKEAGEHLFHRLLYQDLIRGC
- a CDS encoding PEP-CTERM sorting domain-containing protein translates to MKLFKNLFVAAVITLFSGASYSAVIPGQTDFLENEDGSITLIFDLVSSDIVGEGMGLSFTYFGLELIVTSQAVVIQDFPANGGLGVDSANDGDNLGAGDVLILSFNEDVTITGISFNGLMGQDGHQEMADGLVLVNGGVLDTSMYYVVGSELMLPIAGSVFTIAGAENQFTGYLESLTFFIGEPPQGIPEPGTMLLLAGALLGFGGMKLRRK
- a CDS encoding hydrogen peroxide-inducible genes activator; protein product: MISLKQINYALAVEKYLHFKKAADHCAVSQSALSTAINELEKQLGVTVFERDNKKVLVTELGKGILQQARKIKLGVDELYVMSQMHKQPLSAPISIGVIPTIAPFLLPKVLPGVRQEYPQSQLKIVEEKSHVLVDMVRRGELDTAILALPFPHEGLIAFEFWQEDFYWVTHEQDELARLKEIRSEEMDLSHLLLLKDGHCLKDHALAACHMPSSQSDSSFSGTSLTTLVQMVAGKLGSTLVPEMALDSLVKNSAELRAVHLDEPGPHRRLAFLIRPNYVGTQNIECLIRNFRQQLAGKV